Proteins found in one Pantoea cypripedii genomic segment:
- a CDS encoding heme-degrading domain-containing protein produces the protein MSSSLNLETLLQQEAEHRLPQFDFDLAWQIGQSIQQRGREAQAPISIEVYAFGQVLFLAALPGSCPDNLEWMRRKRNTVLRHGHSSMYVGLLNEQKGERMERQAFISQADYTDHGGSFPLLNPQGAIIGAVSVSGLPSEDDHALALWGIAQLL, from the coding sequence ATGTCGTCATCGCTTAACCTTGAAACCCTGTTGCAACAGGAAGCGGAACACCGTCTGCCGCAGTTTGACTTCGATCTTGCCTGGCAAATCGGTCAGAGCATCCAGCAGCGCGGCCGTGAAGCGCAGGCACCCATCTCGATTGAAGTTTATGCTTTTGGTCAGGTGCTGTTTCTGGCGGCGTTGCCAGGATCCTGTCCGGATAATCTGGAGTGGATGCGACGCAAGAGAAATACCGTGTTGCGTCACGGCCACTCTTCAATGTATGTGGGGCTGCTTAACGAGCAGAAGGGCGAGCGGATGGAGCGGCAGGCGTTTATCAGCCAGGCGGATTACACCGATCACGGCGGCTCTTTCCCGTTGCTCAATCCTCAGGGCGCGATTATTGGCGCTGTCAGCGTCAGCGGTTTACCTTCTGAAGACGATCACGCGTTAGCATTATGGGGGATTGCCCAGCTGCTCTAG
- a CDS encoding cytochrome c: MAKAKKISWTLAALAVVAAIGVTGRMWVVLDSARSDVADDQVQLADFHSNDDAAIKRGEYVMRLSDCAACHNADFSGGYKIDTPFGALLTSNISPDRETGIGKMTERDFFNAVRQGRGEHGFLYPAMPYTAYTQISDQDMHDLWAYFSAQQPVKNAIDENAGMNFPYNIRLAMAGWNLLFFDNAAFKPQTTQTDAWNRGKYIVDGPAHCSVCHTARNALGGEISSQYLQGGNLGSWYAPDISQNPHAGIGKWTDEEIADYLKTGSNGSSVAAGPMAEAVEHSTQYFNDHDLHAIATYLRSLPASATPQPTGFVMEQARHDQAALRYEVDCSACHGLAGEGIHGMVPAFAGNTAMLNDPTNMIHALLDGARAPHTEDRPTAAGMPAFAWKLNDQQMADVLNYVRNSWGNQAAEVKASDVATLRQATDAGDKLKTPAMK; encoded by the coding sequence ATGGCGAAAGCAAAAAAGATTAGCTGGACCCTCGCCGCGCTGGCAGTGGTCGCAGCAATTGGCGTGACCGGCAGAATGTGGGTGGTGCTGGATAGCGCCCGCTCAGACGTGGCAGACGATCAGGTGCAGCTGGCGGATTTTCACAGCAACGACGATGCCGCCATTAAACGCGGTGAATACGTCATGCGCCTTTCCGACTGCGCCGCCTGCCATAACGCTGATTTCTCCGGTGGCTATAAGATCGATACGCCTTTCGGTGCGTTGCTGACCTCCAACATCTCGCCGGATCGCGAAACTGGCATCGGTAAGATGACCGAGCGTGATTTCTTCAACGCAGTACGCCAGGGGCGTGGCGAGCATGGCTTCCTCTATCCGGCCATGCCTTACACCGCCTATACGCAGATCAGCGATCAGGATATGCACGATCTCTGGGCCTATTTTTCCGCGCAGCAACCGGTGAAAAATGCCATCGACGAAAATGCCGGGATGAATTTCCCGTACAACATTCGTCTGGCGATGGCAGGCTGGAACCTGTTGTTCTTCGATAATGCCGCGTTTAAACCACAAACTACGCAGACCGATGCCTGGAATCGCGGCAAATACATTGTCGATGGCCCGGCGCACTGTAGCGTGTGCCACACCGCGCGCAATGCCCTCGGCGGCGAAATCAGCAGCCAGTATCTTCAGGGTGGCAACCTCGGCAGCTGGTATGCCCCGGATATTTCACAAAATCCCCATGCCGGTATCGGCAAGTGGACGGATGAGGAGATCGCCGATTACCTGAAAACCGGTTCCAATGGCAGCAGCGTGGCGGCGGGTCCGATGGCTGAAGCGGTCGAGCATTCGACGCAATATTTCAACGATCATGATCTGCACGCCATTGCCACCTATCTGCGTAGCCTGCCCGCCTCCGCGACCCCGCAGCCGACCGGCTTCGTGATGGAGCAGGCACGCCATGATCAGGCGGCGCTGCGTTATGAGGTGGATTGTTCGGCATGTCATGGTCTGGCCGGGGAAGGCATTCACGGCATGGTACCAGCGTTCGCGGGTAACACGGCGATGCTTAACGATCCCACCAATATGATTCATGCGCTGCTGGATGGTGCGCGTGCGCCCCATACCGAAGATCGCCCAACGGCGGCAGGGATGCCGGCTTTCGCCTGGAAGTTGAACGATCAGCAGATGGCTGATGTGCTCAACTACGTGCGCAATTCGTGGGGTAATCAGGCAGCAGAGGTGAAAGCCAGCGATGTGGCAACGCTGCGCCAGGCGACTGATGCCGGAGATAAGCTGAAAACACCCGCCATGAAGTAA
- a CDS encoding GMC family oxidoreductase, whose product MSQIRNKADVVIVGLGWAGSVMAEELTRAGLNVVAIERGAWRDTSTDFPVSIDADELRFHTRRKILQPMSVETTTFRNRSDQLAAPVRNWSAFQFGWNVGGAGTHWAGMSWRFTPWDFQVATQTRERYGAGKMQGLQLQDWGITYDELAPYYDRFERIAGTSGFAGNLNGERRKGGNVFEGPRSRDYPTPPLKDTHWMSKFRQTTEKMGYNPFTVPAGNLSQAYVNPLGVSMGPCTYCGFCDFHGCGNFSKSSPQACILPVLMRRPNFTLLTETEVLHAVKHEDGKTVKGVKFITKEGVEGFQPADIVCITAYQMDNVRLMLLSQVGEKYDPLTGRGTIGRNYNYQTCSSVTGFFDNEYMNPFIGGGALAVQIDDFNGDNFDHSSLDFIGGAGIMGFSTNGRPIQNMNGLRPGTKRWGSEWKAGYARDYQTAGTIFCQGTSMPMREAYLDLDPNYKDRHGQPLLRMTFDWNQNDVRMAKYVTDRAINIMKEVGGQHLVVDNQAEQSWNPYMQHSSHTIGGVVMGADPRTSALNPYLQSWDAHNLFVVGASAFPNNGGYNPTVTVGALAVRAAQAIHQTYIKNPAPLVGA is encoded by the coding sequence ATGTCACAAATAAGAAATAAGGCTGACGTGGTTATCGTCGGCCTGGGCTGGGCCGGTTCGGTGATGGCTGAAGAACTGACCCGTGCCGGATTGAATGTTGTCGCGATTGAGCGTGGTGCGTGGCGCGATACCTCCACCGATTTTCCGGTTTCCATTGATGCCGATGAGCTGCGTTTCCATACCCGACGTAAAATTCTGCAACCGATGAGCGTTGAAACCACGACGTTCCGCAACCGTAGCGATCAGCTGGCCGCACCGGTGCGTAACTGGTCAGCGTTTCAGTTTGGCTGGAACGTTGGCGGTGCCGGTACGCACTGGGCCGGGATGTCATGGCGTTTTACCCCGTGGGATTTTCAGGTCGCAACGCAGACCCGCGAACGCTACGGCGCAGGGAAAATGCAGGGATTGCAGTTGCAGGACTGGGGTATCACCTATGATGAATTGGCCCCCTACTACGACCGCTTCGAACGTATCGCCGGCACCTCCGGTTTCGCCGGTAATCTCAATGGCGAACGCCGCAAAGGCGGCAATGTGTTCGAAGGACCGCGCTCGCGTGACTATCCGACTCCCCCGCTGAAAGATACCCACTGGATGAGCAAGTTCCGCCAGACCACGGAAAAGATGGGGTATAACCCGTTTACCGTTCCGGCAGGCAACCTGTCGCAGGCCTATGTTAACCCGCTGGGCGTCAGCATGGGGCCGTGCACCTACTGCGGTTTCTGCGACTTCCACGGCTGCGGTAACTTCTCCAAATCCTCACCCCAGGCCTGCATTCTACCGGTGTTGATGCGCCGTCCCAACTTCACGCTGCTGACGGAAACTGAAGTCCTGCATGCGGTAAAACATGAAGACGGTAAGACGGTGAAAGGGGTGAAGTTTATTACCAAAGAAGGCGTGGAAGGTTTCCAGCCCGCCGATATCGTCTGCATCACCGCTTATCAGATGGATAATGTGCGTTTGATGCTGCTGTCACAGGTGGGTGAAAAATACGATCCCCTTACCGGGCGCGGCACCATTGGCCGTAACTACAACTACCAGACCTGCTCCAGCGTCACCGGCTTTTTCGATAACGAATATATGAACCCGTTTATTGGCGGCGGTGCGCTGGCGGTGCAAATCGATGATTTCAATGGCGATAACTTTGACCATAGCAGCCTCGATTTTATTGGTGGTGCTGGAATTATGGGCTTCTCCACCAATGGCCGCCCGATTCAGAACATGAACGGGCTGCGTCCGGGTACCAAACGCTGGGGCAGCGAGTGGAAAGCGGGCTATGCGCGTGATTATCAGACCGCGGGTACCATTTTCTGCCAGGGCACCTCGATGCCGATGCGCGAGGCGTACCTCGATCTTGACCCCAACTACAAAGATCGTCACGGCCAGCCGCTGCTGCGCATGACCTTTGACTGGAACCAGAATGATGTGCGCATGGCGAAATACGTCACCGATCGCGCTATCAACATCATGAAAGAAGTGGGCGGCCAGCATCTGGTGGTGGATAACCAGGCAGAACAAAGCTGGAACCCCTATATGCAACACAGCTCGCACACCATCGGTGGTGTGGTGATGGGCGCGGATCCCCGCACCTCAGCACTGAACCCCTATCTGCAAAGCTGGGACGCTCACAACCTGTTTGTGGTCGGTGCGTCCGCCTTCCCCAACAATGGCGGTTACAACCCAACAGTGACAGTGGGTGCGCTGGCGGTACGTGCGGCACAAGCCATCCACCAGACCTACATTAAAAACCCGGCACCGCTGGTGGGAGCGTAA
- a CDS encoding gluconate 2-dehydrogenase subunit 3 family protein — protein MNRREALFSLSSIVASLAVAPQLRAKELHNVPLQTQMSADHLPQPAWQQGYQVLTNPLDRQNLAAIFDRLIPADHLGPSASEAGCIEFLDSQLAGDYGSGAALYLAAPLHPENEEKIMGSPQFLSTPKERYLTGLTALEAWAQKNHQASFHTLNAQQVDDFLTKMEDGKVDLGNTVNSQAFFELMLQNVREGYLSDPIYGGNKNMAGWKMIGFPGARYDYRPYIERRNENLALIPVSLIPND, from the coding sequence ATGAACCGAAGAGAAGCGCTCTTTTCGCTCAGCTCGATTGTTGCGTCGCTTGCCGTCGCCCCGCAGCTGCGCGCGAAGGAGTTGCATAATGTCCCGCTGCAAACCCAAATGAGTGCCGATCACCTGCCGCAGCCCGCGTGGCAGCAGGGTTACCAGGTACTGACCAACCCTCTGGATCGCCAGAATCTGGCAGCGATTTTTGATCGTTTAATTCCCGCAGACCACCTCGGCCCTTCAGCCAGTGAAGCGGGTTGTATTGAATTTCTCGATAGCCAGCTGGCGGGCGATTATGGTTCCGGCGCGGCGCTTTATTTAGCCGCACCGCTGCACCCGGAAAATGAAGAGAAAATTATGGGTAGTCCGCAATTTCTCTCCACGCCAAAGGAACGTTATTTAACCGGGCTGACTGCGCTGGAAGCCTGGGCACAGAAAAACCATCAGGCGTCATTTCATACTTTAAATGCGCAACAAGTCGATGACTTTCTGACAAAAATGGAAGATGGCAAAGTTGATCTGGGAAATACGGTAAACAGCCAGGCGTTTTTTGAATTAATGCTGCAAAACGTGCGCGAAGGCTATTTATCCGATCCGATTTACGGTGGAAATAAAAATATGGCGGGCTGGAAGATGATTGGCTTCCCCGGCGCACGCTATGACTATCGCCCTTATATTGAGCGCCGCAACGAAAACCTGGCGCTGATTCCCGTCAGTCTGATTCCCAACGATTAA
- a CDS encoding LacI family DNA-binding transcriptional regulator: MSKPITKPHKATASDVARQAGVSKWTVSRAFTPGASISDKARERVLAVATELGYRPNLLARSLSQKKTHIIGVVIDEMRNPHSLLLIDTVTNQLQKRGYMALLLNITNSENHKSVMMLADQLQVDGLLFLGTVLTEELVDIAQELHHIPLVQLCRNNDVPGIDVVKIDDQRAGKQLGELLLAQGYTRFGYMRGPETSSNHLQRLDGLQQALTEARLTLEVMLTAGGYAQERSYAVLTGYLNANAPADRIDALFCENDALALGALEALREGAGNKHMAVVGFDGIDEAALPGWQLTTFSQRIDLLIEEALNRLIDERATPGGVWTQGELRIRRSHLKP, encoded by the coding sequence ATGAGCAAACCCATTACAAAACCCCACAAAGCCACCGCCAGCGATGTCGCACGCCAGGCGGGTGTATCGAAATGGACAGTATCGCGCGCCTTTACGCCAGGGGCTTCGATCTCCGACAAAGCGCGTGAACGCGTGCTGGCCGTAGCAACCGAGTTGGGCTATCGCCCTAACCTGCTGGCGCGCAGCCTGTCGCAAAAAAAGACGCACATTATCGGGGTAGTGATTGATGAGATGAGAAATCCGCACTCGCTATTGTTGATTGATACGGTAACCAATCAGTTGCAGAAACGCGGTTACATGGCCCTGCTGCTGAACATCACCAACAGCGAGAACCATAAATCGGTGATGATGCTGGCCGATCAATTGCAGGTCGATGGTTTGTTGTTTCTCGGCACGGTGCTGACGGAAGAACTGGTGGATATCGCGCAGGAACTGCACCACATCCCGCTGGTGCAATTGTGTCGCAACAATGATGTTCCCGGTATCGATGTAGTGAAGATCGATGACCAGCGTGCAGGAAAACAGCTGGGCGAGTTATTGCTGGCGCAGGGATATACCCGCTTTGGTTATATGCGCGGACCAGAAACCAGCAGCAACCATTTGCAGCGTCTCGATGGCTTACAGCAGGCGCTGACAGAAGCGAGGTTAACGCTGGAAGTGATGCTGACGGCGGGTGGCTATGCTCAGGAGCGCAGCTATGCGGTGCTGACCGGGTATCTCAATGCCAACGCGCCTGCTGACCGCATCGACGCCTTGTTCTGTGAGAATGATGCGCTGGCACTGGGGGCGCTGGAAGCATTGCGCGAGGGCGCTGGCAACAAACATATGGCGGTGGTGGGTTTTGATGGTATCGATGAGGCCGCCCTGCCCGGCTGGCAACTCACCACCTTTAGCCAGCGCATTGATTTGTTAATTGAAGAAGCCTTAAACCGTCTGATTGATGAACGTGCCACCCCTGGTGGCGTCTGGACTCAGGGAGAATTGCGTATACGACGCTCTCACCTGAAGCCGTGA
- a CDS encoding substrate-binding domain-containing protein — translation MKTLKTIVLTLGVLVCGSVQAKTWQVGVALANFDLNFVSILRTQMVHELDSSGMKGQFSDAKGDVALQVQQVDDFINQGVDAIILNPVDTQGVRPMMEAARRANIPLVFVNRKPEVKLTGQMAYVGSDSALSGKMEMEALAQRMNYKGNVAIIMGALSNEEARERTRAVEEVIAAHKDMKVVEKQTAKWQRNEAVDVVSSWLLNGTPIDAIAANNDEMAIGAIMALKQAKKEHVLVAGIDGTPDGLQFIKNGDMAVTIFQDAKGQATGAVQVTKAMLDKQKTAPYNWIPYATVTQTNYPQFEQKNQK, via the coding sequence ATGAAGACTTTGAAAACGATAGTTCTGACATTAGGTGTGTTGGTGTGCGGCAGCGTGCAGGCTAAAACCTGGCAGGTTGGTGTTGCGCTGGCCAATTTCGATCTCAATTTCGTCTCAATTCTGCGTACCCAGATGGTGCATGAGCTGGATAGCTCCGGTATGAAAGGACAGTTTTCCGATGCCAAAGGCGATGTGGCTCTCCAGGTTCAGCAGGTGGATGATTTTATTAACCAGGGCGTTGACGCCATTATCCTCAACCCGGTGGATACCCAGGGGGTAAGGCCGATGATGGAGGCGGCAAGACGCGCCAATATCCCGCTCGTCTTTGTGAATCGTAAACCGGAGGTGAAGCTGACAGGGCAGATGGCGTATGTCGGTTCTGATTCAGCCCTGAGCGGAAAAATGGAGATGGAAGCGCTGGCGCAACGCATGAACTACAAAGGCAATGTCGCCATCATTATGGGGGCGTTATCAAACGAAGAAGCGCGCGAACGCACCCGTGCGGTGGAAGAGGTGATTGCTGCGCATAAGGATATGAAAGTAGTGGAAAAGCAGACCGCGAAATGGCAGCGCAACGAGGCGGTGGATGTGGTGTCCAGCTGGTTACTCAACGGTACGCCAATCGATGCCATTGCCGCCAACAACGATGAAATGGCGATCGGTGCCATCATGGCGCTGAAACAGGCGAAGAAGGAACACGTGCTGGTGGCCGGTATTGATGGCACGCCGGACGGTCTGCAATTTATTAAAAACGGTGACATGGCGGTGACCATCTTCCAGGACGCAAAAGGACAGGCGACCGGGGCGGTGCAGGTCACCAAAGCGATGCTGGATAAACAGAAAACCGCACCCTACAACTGGATTCCGTATGCCACGGTCACCCAGACGAATTACCCGCAATTTGAACAGAAAAACCAGAAATAA
- a CDS encoding Gfo/Idh/MocA family protein, translated as MQNGEKKIPRPLRWAMIGGGRLSQVGYKHRSGALRDNTAYQLVASAFDIDAERGRDFGVNLGLAAERCYDNYQQLLAEEAQREDGVEVVTIATPNGTHYEITKAALNAGLHVICEKPLFFTTEEAQEIKALAAVKGLIVGVTYGFSGHPLLMQMRAMIAKGDIGEVRMVELQYTHGFSANDSADKFSDAQKWRVDPKIAGPSFVLGDISTHTFYISQLVLPQLHITSLLCDRQSFIPSRAPLEDNALVLMHYDNGAVGRMWASSINAGSMDSQSIRVIGSRASLEWSDYNPGELKYEVQGQPNQVLHHGMPYLDDSALADERLGALHTEGLAESWANIYLKFAIAINATQRGDQQTLASLIYPDINAGLEGVRWIENCVRSADNGACWVNYQ; from the coding sequence ATGCAAAACGGTGAAAAGAAGATCCCCCGTCCTTTACGCTGGGCAATGATCGGTGGCGGGCGTTTAAGCCAGGTCGGCTATAAACATCGCTCCGGCGCGCTGCGTGACAATACCGCCTATCAGCTGGTGGCCAGCGCATTCGATATTGATGCCGAACGAGGCCGTGATTTTGGCGTCAACCTCGGATTGGCCGCCGAACGTTGTTACGACAACTATCAGCAGCTGCTGGCGGAAGAGGCGCAGCGCGAAGATGGCGTTGAAGTAGTAACCATCGCCACCCCCAACGGCACCCACTATGAGATCACCAAAGCGGCACTTAACGCAGGTCTTCACGTGATCTGCGAAAAACCACTATTTTTCACCACTGAGGAAGCACAGGAAATTAAGGCCCTGGCGGCAGTTAAGGGGCTGATCGTCGGCGTCACTTATGGTTTCTCCGGCCATCCTTTGCTGATGCAGATGCGGGCGATGATCGCCAAAGGCGATATTGGCGAAGTACGCATGGTCGAGCTGCAATACACCCACGGCTTTAGCGCTAACGATAGCGCCGACAAATTCAGTGATGCGCAGAAATGGCGTGTTGACCCGAAAATCGCCGGGCCATCATTCGTGCTGGGTGATATCTCCACCCATACCTTCTATATCTCGCAACTGGTGCTGCCACAGCTGCATATCACATCGTTGTTATGCGATCGCCAGAGCTTTATCCCCTCCCGCGCGCCGCTGGAGGACAATGCACTGGTGCTGATGCATTACGACAACGGTGCCGTTGGCCGCATGTGGGCGTCATCGATCAATGCCGGTTCGATGGATAGCCAGAGCATTCGCGTGATTGGCTCACGCGCCAGCCTGGAGTGGAGTGATTACAACCCCGGCGAGCTGAAATATGAAGTGCAGGGACAGCCAAATCAGGTACTGCATCACGGCATGCCCTATCTCGATGACAGCGCGCTGGCGGATGAACGCCTTGGCGCACTGCATACCGAAGGGCTGGCGGAGTCGTGGGCCAATATTTACCTCAAATTCGCCATCGCCATCAACGCCACGCAGCGTGGTGACCAGCAAACCCTCGCCAGCCTGATCTATCCCGACATTAACGCCGGGCTGGAAGGGGTGCGCTGGATCGAAAACTGTGTCCGTTCGGCGGATAACGGTGCCTGCTGGGTTAACTATCAATAA
- a CDS encoding ArsR/SmtB family transcription factor, with protein sequence MTRHPQRAEIRLESVLAALGNPMRMTVVSILADGGEHTCGSLLQGVSKSTLTHHWRVLRDSGVIWQRPSGRENLLSLRREDLNARFPGLVDALLTATEQDALTRATLNDFQP encoded by the coding sequence ATGACCAGACATCCACAGCGCGCAGAGATTCGCCTGGAAAGCGTGCTGGCGGCGCTGGGCAACCCGATGCGGATGACGGTGGTGAGCATCCTTGCCGATGGTGGTGAACATACCTGCGGTTCGTTGCTCCAGGGCGTATCAAAATCCACGCTGACCCATCACTGGCGCGTCTTGCGCGACAGTGGCGTGATCTGGCAGCGGCCTTCCGGGCGTGAAAACCTGTTGTCACTGCGCCGGGAAGATTTGAATGCACGTTTTCCCGGACTGGTGGATGCTTTGCTGACGGCAACCGAACAGGATGCGCTCACCCGCGCCACCCTCAATGATTTCCAGCCGTGA
- the sfnG gene encoding dimethylsulfone monooxygenase SfnG: MSVPQPVSQPLQFAYWVPNVSGGLVISQIEQRTHWDAEYNRQLAKIAESAGFDYALTQIRFTAGYGAENQHESVTFSQDLLSQTSRLKVIAALLPGPWNPVLAAKQIATISHLYGPRIAVNIVSGWFRGEFKAIGEPWLDHEERYLRSEEFIRCLRGIWGEERFTFAGDFYRFRDYSLKPKPLSPQPEIFQGGSSRAARDMAARVSDWYFTNGNTPEGVRQQVEDIQAKALASQHRVKIGLNGFVIARASEQEAQTVLQEIIAKANPDAVKGFQHEVKNAGSASPEGEGNWAKSSFEDLVQYNDGFKTNLIGTPQQIAQRIIALKRAGVDLLLLAFLHFHEEVEYFGREVIPLVRELERQEAETAVLA; this comes from the coding sequence ATGTCAGTACCACAACCTGTTAGCCAACCCCTGCAATTTGCCTATTGGGTGCCTAACGTTTCCGGCGGTCTGGTGATCAGCCAGATTGAGCAGCGCACGCACTGGGACGCGGAATACAATCGCCAGCTGGCGAAAATCGCCGAAAGTGCTGGGTTTGATTACGCGTTGACCCAGATTCGTTTCACTGCCGGATACGGCGCAGAAAATCAGCACGAATCCGTGACCTTCTCTCAGGATTTGCTCAGCCAAACCTCACGTCTGAAGGTGATTGCCGCCTTATTGCCGGGACCGTGGAATCCGGTGCTGGCGGCCAAACAAATTGCCACCATCAGCCATTTGTACGGACCACGCATTGCGGTGAACATTGTCAGCGGCTGGTTTCGGGGGGAATTTAAAGCGATTGGTGAACCCTGGCTCGATCATGAAGAACGTTATCTGCGCTCGGAAGAGTTTATCCGCTGCCTGCGCGGCATCTGGGGCGAGGAACGCTTCACTTTCGCCGGGGACTTCTATCGCTTCCGCGATTATTCGTTAAAACCCAAACCACTGTCGCCACAGCCGGAGATTTTCCAGGGCGGTAGCTCCCGTGCCGCGCGTGATATGGCTGCGCGGGTTTCGGACTGGTATTTCACCAACGGCAATACGCCGGAAGGGGTACGCCAGCAGGTGGAGGATATTCAGGCCAAAGCCCTTGCCAGCCAGCACCGGGTGAAAATTGGACTCAACGGTTTTGTGATTGCGCGCGCGAGCGAGCAGGAAGCGCAGACGGTATTGCAGGAAATTATCGCCAAAGCCAACCCGGATGCGGTGAAAGGTTTCCAGCATGAAGTGAAAAATGCGGGCAGCGCCTCGCCGGAAGGGGAAGGCAATTGGGCGAAATCATCGTTTGAAGACCTCGTACAGTACAACGACGGCTTTAAAACCAACCTGATCGGCACGCCGCAACAAATTGCGCAGCGCATTATCGCGTTGAAGCGAGCCGGTGTGGATTTGCTGTTGCTGGCATTCCTGCACTTCCACGAAGAGGTGGAGTATTTTGGCCGTGAAGTGATTCCGCTGGTCCGTGAGCTGGAACGGCAGGAAGCAGAAACAGCGGTGCTGGCCTGA
- a CDS encoding CynX/NimT family MFS transporter — MTQTVFSATPALRRSGFFLFLLLLTAANLRTPITATGPVLENIRLTFGLSASAAGVLNFLPLLMFATLAPPAAWLGNRFGLERSLWGALLFITLGSLLRISGSENALWGGTLLLSAGIAAANVLLPPLIKRDFTAHTARYIGLYATTMAITASIASGVAVPLAQLTDSGWHLALGVWLVPAVVALLAWLPKLKKTAPHPHATATQQPTRSPWRSAIGWQVSLFMACQSLTFYTLIGWFTPFAQDNGISQLEAGWMLFIYQIVAIVANLACMSALKKFRDQRAIGFAASLAIFVAVTGLLLAPALALLWLVLAGLGAGASMVICLALFNLRTQDHRQASKLSGMAQCVGYGLAALGPLCFGMLHDASGNWLLPLTLLVVIAAIQMVMAPLAGRARHL; from the coding sequence ATGACCCAGACTGTTTTCTCTGCAACTCCTGCCCTGCGCCGTTCCGGTTTTTTCCTGTTCCTGCTGCTATTGACTGCAGCCAATCTGCGCACGCCGATCACCGCTACCGGGCCGGTGCTGGAAAATATTCGTCTGACCTTTGGCCTGAGCGCCAGCGCCGCAGGGGTGTTGAATTTCCTGCCGTTACTGATGTTTGCCACTCTCGCGCCACCTGCGGCATGGCTGGGCAACCGTTTCGGGTTAGAGCGCAGCTTGTGGGGCGCGTTGCTATTCATCACCCTGGGATCGCTGCTGCGCATCAGCGGCAGTGAAAACGCGTTATGGGGCGGCACGCTATTGCTCAGCGCAGGTATCGCCGCCGCCAACGTGTTGCTGCCACCATTAATCAAACGCGATTTCACCGCGCATACCGCACGTTATATCGGCCTGTACGCCACCACGATGGCGATCACCGCCAGCATCGCTTCAGGTGTGGCGGTGCCGCTGGCACAACTCACCGACTCGGGCTGGCATCTGGCCCTGGGTGTCTGGTTAGTCCCCGCCGTCGTCGCGCTACTGGCCTGGCTGCCAAAACTGAAAAAAACCGCACCACATCCCCATGCCACGGCAACCCAGCAACCGACGCGGTCGCCCTGGCGATCCGCCATTGGCTGGCAGGTGTCGTTATTTATGGCCTGCCAGTCACTGACGTTTTACACCCTGATTGGCTGGTTCACCCCGTTTGCCCAGGACAACGGTATCAGTCAGCTGGAAGCCGGTTGGATGTTGTTCATCTATCAAATTGTGGCGATTGTCGCTAACCTGGCCTGTATGAGCGCGCTAAAAAAGTTCCGCGATCAACGTGCCATTGGCTTTGCCGCTTCGCTGGCGATTTTTGTTGCGGTAACGGGGTTATTACTGGCACCGGCACTGGCGCTGTTGTGGCTGGTACTGGCGGGTCTGGGTGCGGGGGCATCAATGGTGATTTGCCTCGCGTTATTTAATCTCCGTACCCAGGATCATCGCCAGGCATCGAAGCTATCCGGCATGGCGCAATGTGTGGGATATGGCCTGGCGGCGCTGGGGCCACTTTGTTTTGGTATGTTGCACGATGCCAGCGGCAACTGGCTGCTACCGCTGACATTGCTGGTGGTGATTGCTGCGATACAAATGGTGATGGCCCCCCTCGCCGGGCGGGCGCGCCATCTCTGA
- a CDS encoding non-oxidative hydroxyarylic acid decarboxylases subunit D, whose translation MICPRCADEYIETMATSPVKGVWTVFQCQHCLYTWRDTEPARRTQREHYPEAFRMTQSDIDNAPEVPSIPPLLAK comes from the coding sequence ATGATCTGTCCACGTTGTGCTGACGAATATATTGAAACGATGGCAACATCACCGGTGAAAGGGGTCTGGACGGTTTTCCAGTGCCAGCACTGCCTGTACACCTGGCGTGATACCGAACCCGCCCGGCGTACCCAGCGCGAGCATTACCCGGAAGCTTTCCGTATGACGCAGAGTGATATCGACAATGCGCCGGAAGTGCCCTCCATCCCGCCGTTACTGGCAAAATAA